A genomic region of Jeotgalibaca ciconiae contains the following coding sequences:
- a CDS encoding AraC family transcriptional regulator produces MDSLRSMNNALAYIEENLTEEIDYSKVSKIAYCSEYHFKRMFSFLAGISLSEYIRRRRLSLAALELKDKDLRIIDVAVKYGYNSADSFSRAFHSLHGILPSKARSENTQLKIYPRMTFQLSIKGGCEMNYRIVEKGPFKLVGFKKRVPIVFEGVNPEIAKMTELLTPEVIKRLKAISNVEPTGIISASANFSEGRMDEKGELDHYIGVATSDDETAEFDVLKIDACTWAVFESIGPFPQTLQNVWGRIYSEWFPSSGYEVVEGPEILWNESPDTGNPKYRSEIWLPVKKKVY; encoded by the coding sequence ATGGATTCTTTAAGAAGTATGAATAATGCATTGGCATATATTGAAGAGAACTTAACAGAAGAAATTGATTATAGTAAAGTATCTAAAATTGCTTATTGTTCAGAGTATCATTTTAAGCGGATGTTTTCTTTTTTAGCAGGCATAAGTTTGTCAGAATATATTCGGAGAAGAAGATTGTCGTTGGCTGCACTTGAGTTGAAAGATAAGGATTTGAGGATAATTGATGTAGCTGTCAAATATGGCTATAATTCGGCTGATTCATTTTCCCGTGCTTTTCATTCCCTGCATGGTATTCTCCCTTCTAAGGCAAGAAGTGAGAATACACAATTAAAAATTTATCCACGAATGACCTTTCAATTATCAATTAAAGGAGGATGCGAAATGAACTATCGTATTGTTGAGAAAGGACCTTTTAAGTTAGTAGGATTTAAGAAGAGAGTTCCGATTGTATTTGAAGGTGTCAATCCAGAGATTGCAAAAATGACCGAACTTTTAACTCCGGAGGTTATTAAACGATTAAAAGCTATCTCAAATGTAGAACCAACAGGTATTATTAGTGCTTCCGCTAATTTCTCAGAAGGAAGAATGGATGAAAAGGGTGAGTTGGATCATTACATCGGGGTAGCAACTTCAGATGATGAAACAGCAGAATTTGATGTGTTAAAAATTGATGCTTGTACCTGGGCAGTATTTGAATCGATTGGACCATTCCCACAAACACTTCAAAATGTATGGGGGAGAATATACTCAGAGTGGTTTCCATCTTCAGGATATGAGGTAGTTGAAGGCCCTGAAATTTTGTGGAACGAGAGTCCAGACACTGGAAATCCAAAGTATCGAAGTGAAATCTGGCTTCCGGTAAAGAAAAAAGTCTATTAA
- a CDS encoding SAP domain-containing protein produces MKSEGEEFMGLFNFFKGSGKGKSLSPDQAWNKPVAKEDKKFYQPDSYYTRASYEGTMMGKRVVTYPERKKTAISSDRGLYPSEILLLEYCNKGIYPNPENGYPGFWWFEYGIRNVGVMLKTLEDRGFIILGSHEDSVNSLKVNEIKELLKSKGLNTTGKKLELVERIIGNITPNDVQIYGLQAKYRLTNLGQQEIRDNAYVAYMHNHKKKTIENNSFGPNFNVWGINNKLGSGDKSNWKNIVDRLEKEMDDESRNRNIEFMKNLEKSDPEMHKILDGQDKQLEAIKVARENYEQDNNLERYIIFWEEIWNNGGLKFEGSKWHFELPDLYIKSKDYDSALRLLKRIKNTKPNYSEKSDKYSDRIKKLIEKEINKKNM; encoded by the coding sequence ATGAAAAGTGAAGGGGAAGAATTTATGGGGTTATTTAATTTCTTTAAGGGTAGTGGTAAGGGAAAATCTTTATCACCAGACCAAGCATGGAATAAACCAGTTGCAAAAGAGGATAAGAAATTTTATCAGCCGGATTCATACTATACAAGGGCCTCCTATGAAGGAACCATGATGGGAAAAAGAGTAGTCACTTATCCAGAACGGAAAAAGACCGCAATTTCTTCCGATAGAGGTCTATATCCTTCAGAAATTTTATTGCTGGAATACTGTAATAAAGGTATCTATCCAAATCCTGAAAATGGATATCCTGGATTTTGGTGGTTTGAATACGGGATTAGGAATGTAGGAGTTATGCTGAAAACATTAGAAGATAGGGGGTTTATCATTCTAGGTTCACATGAGGATTCTGTTAATAGCCTTAAGGTAAATGAGATAAAAGAATTACTTAAATCTAAAGGTTTAAATACCACTGGGAAAAAGTTAGAATTAGTTGAAAGAATTATTGGCAACATTACACCGAATGATGTACAAATATATGGTCTTCAAGCAAAATATAGATTAACTAATTTAGGACAGCAGGAGATAAGGGATAATGCTTACGTTGCATATATGCATAACCATAAGAAGAAAACTATAGAGAATAATTCCTTCGGACCTAATTTTAACGTCTGGGGAATAAACAATAAATTAGGTTCAGGGGATAAGTCTAATTGGAAAAATATAGTTGATCGATTAGAAAAAGAAATGGATGATGAATCAAGAAATAGAAATATAGAATTCATGAAGAATCTAGAAAAATCAGATCCTGAGATGCATAAAATTCTTGATGGCCAAGATAAACAATTAGAGGCGATTAAAGTAGCAAGAGAAAATTATGAACAAGACAACAATCTAGAGAGATATATAATTTTTTGGGAAGAAATTTGGAATAATGGTGGATTAAAATTTGAAGGATCAAAATGGCATTTCGAACTTCCAGATTTGTATATTAAATCTAAGGACTATGACTCTGCTCTAAGACTACTCAAGAGAATAAAGAACACTAAGCCAAATTATTCTGAAAAATCAGACAAGTATTCTGATAGAATTAAAAAACTTATCGAAAAAGAAATCAATAAGAAGAATATGTAA
- a CDS encoding ABC transporter ATP-binding protein yields MTYALEIKDLKKVYATGVEALRGIDLAVEEGDFYALLGPNGAGKSTTIGIITSLVNKTSGQVKVFDYDLDTDLERAKQQIGLVPQEFNFNPFETVQQIVVNQAGYYGVSRKEALKRSEKYLKQSSLWEKRHVRARMLSGGMKRRLMIARALMHEPRLLILDEPTAGVDIELRRDMWAFLRELNKSGTTIILTTHYLEEAEMLCRNIGIIQSGALIENTSMKSLLSKLQYETFIFDLDTYDYKPEIKGYSYEFEDDLTLTVEVERNQGVNDIFNQLSNQGIKVLSMRNKSNRLEELFLKITEEKHQLEERNV; encoded by the coding sequence ATGACATATGCATTAGAAATAAAAGATTTGAAAAAAGTATATGCGACTGGTGTTGAAGCACTTCGAGGGATTGATTTGGCTGTAGAAGAAGGCGACTTCTACGCTTTACTGGGACCTAATGGTGCTGGCAAATCAACCACCATTGGCATCATTACATCACTTGTCAACAAGACATCAGGGCAAGTAAAAGTTTTTGATTATGACCTGGATACTGATTTAGAGCGGGCAAAGCAGCAAATCGGTTTGGTACCTCAGGAGTTTAATTTCAACCCCTTTGAGACGGTTCAACAAATTGTAGTTAATCAGGCAGGTTATTACGGTGTTTCACGTAAGGAGGCACTTAAGCGGAGTGAGAAGTATCTCAAGCAATCGAGTTTATGGGAGAAGCGACATGTTCGTGCCCGTATGTTATCAGGTGGAATGAAGCGTCGTTTAATGATCGCTCGAGCGCTGATGCATGAACCGCGATTACTGATTTTAGATGAGCCGACTGCGGGGGTAGACATCGAATTAAGACGTGATATGTGGGCATTTTTAAGAGAATTGAATAAAAGTGGGACAACGATTATTTTAACCACTCACTACTTAGAAGAAGCTGAAATGCTTTGCCGAAATATTGGGATTATTCAATCGGGTGCATTGATTGAAAATACAAGTATGAAGTCACTTCTTTCTAAGTTACAGTATGAAACGTTTATTTTCGACTTGGATACCTATGATTATAAACCTGAAATCAAGGGTTATAGCTATGAATTTGAGGATGACCTGACATTGACGGTAGAGGTTGAACGCAATCAAGGAGTCAATGACATCTTTAATCAACTAAGTAATCAAGGGATTAAAGTCTTATCGATGCGGAATAAATCAAACCGCTTAGAAGAACTATTTTTGAAAATCACAGAAGAAAAGCACCAATTGGAGGAAAGAAATGTTTAG